DNA from Crocosphaera sp. UHCC 0190:
CAATAAATAGGCGAGAAGTAACATCAAACTGCCATTGCCTTGCATACCACCTCCCCACCAAACATCAATGCGACAACTGCGGTTTTTGGATTCATCCCAAGGATTATCAGGTAGATCAGGATTTTCTCGCAAAATAATCACATTGCGTTGGGCCTGATGAAGATTAGCGATCATTTGACAATAGCGATCGCGGTGGCTTAGTTGTTGAGAATCCCCCAATAAAATTGTATTAGGAACAATAGACCCCAAACCATAGGTTTCTACCAATCTTTCCGCCCCATCAAAGGTATCAGGTGCGGTAACTAACCTGACTAACGCTTGTACGCCACGACGTTGTAGATAACTGTGAATTCTCTGTTCTAAAACCGCTTGTTTCGCTACATCCCGTGATCCCGTCGGTAAAACACTTGATACGGTGATTAAGCCGCGATTATGGGTTAAAGCTTGGGCTAATTGTATCAGCGGCCAACGTTTAGTTGGGGCCCCAGACAGTACCAAAATTTGAGGCCGCCAGTTTTTTGTATCTTGAGTGTGATCAATCTGCAAAATTGCCATGCGTAACAAGGCCATCCAGATGCCGCGCCGCACATCGCCCCAAGTGACGAATAATTCCCTCTGACGTACCCAAAAATAGATCCCAATGACCACAATACCTGCAACCAGGGTAGCAACGGCATCAATGAGAAACATGACTCCTAAACAGCCGATCGCCCCTAATAAGGAAAAGCCCCAATGAACTTTAAAGGAAGGGCGAAAGGAAGGGCTTTTTAAGAAACCTTCCACCGCAGCCGAAATATTCAGCACTAAATAAGTGGTGAGGAAAAACATGGTCAAGACTGGGGCAATTAAATTTAAGTCCCCAATACAAACAGCAGCGATCGCCACTACTAAGGTAACTAAAGTACCAATTCTGGGTTCATCATCGGGGCCACTACCTTGCCCTAAAAACCTCATCCACTGGGGTAAAATACCATCTCTCGCCAAGGCTTGCAAAATGCGCGGGGCCCCTAACATACTGCCAATGGCACTACTGAGGGTTGCTCCCCAAACCCCTAATAAGATAGAAGGGCCCCAGAGGGCCATCTGTTCCATAATCAAGGGTTCTGCAATTAGGGTACTGCTATCGGCCCGCATGGCCAGGAAAATGGGTAAGGTGATATAAATTAGAAAACCCGTTCCCACGGCTGCTAAGGTGCCAATGGGTAAAGAACGAATGGGATCTCGTAAATCTCCTGACATATTGACCCCGGCCATAATTCCCGTGACAGCCGGGAAAAAAACCGCAAAAACTGCCCAAAATGGCTCCTTATTCGTCACCCACAGTTCAATATGCGTCGGTTCAACGGGATGACCAAAATAAAAGGAGAATAAAGAGAGGAGGATCGCTGCCATGATCACGTATTGGGTTTTAATGGCAATACTAGCAGACGTTAAGGCCAAAATTCCTACGGCCACGGTGACAATTAATCCCACATACAATTGACTTAAGTGGGGAAAGGCAGTCACTACACTTTCCGCAAAACCGATGGTATAAAGAGCGACGGAGAGGGCTTGGGCAAAATAGAGGGGAATGCCCACTGCGCCCCCTGTTTCGATGCCTAGAGAGCGGCTAATCATATAATACGCCCCCCCGACCCTGATGACGCGATCAGTGGCAATGGCACAAACGGAGAGGGCAGTAAAAAAGGTAATGGAGTTGGCTAAGACAACAATTAACAGTGTCCCAATTAACCCCGCATTGCCCACTACCCAGCCAAAACGCAAATACATGATTACGCCGAGGATGGTGAGGATAGAAGGGGTATAAACTCCACCAAAGGTTCCTAACCCAGATTTATTTTCTTCTGTAGAGGTATTCGGCGGTTGGGAAGGTGGCATAAATGGCAATTTCACAGGTTAAAATCATCTAATCAACTCAGTCACCGTCATTATGCCAGATTTTTTCAGAATTCCCTATAAAAACTACCTATCAAATGCTAACAATCCTGATAACTTGATAGTGATTTCTACAACCAAAACCAAGCTGCCAGGATTGTTATATTAGTTGAAAAATAAGGCTAATTTGAGTTAACCTGCTGTCCTATTCAGCCGTTGCTAATTCTGTACTACCATTAGCACGACGACGGGTTAAGGTATTAAAGAGCATGATACCAATGGCTTTGACTAAGTTACCTTCTAATTCCATAAACATTTTCATGTTCATGCCAAAGGCAGCATTTGCTTCTTCAACAATTTTGTCAGCCGTTTCTTGATCAATGGGTAATTCGTTTAAGGCTTGGCGGTATTCGTTTTTAAAGGCTTTTTCATCAGAAATGGTTTCAAATTCATAAAAAGCTGTTCCGCCATTTTCCCCAAGATTCATCGCCCGTTGAGCAATTTTCTTGAGAATTTGTCCCCCTGATAAATCCCCTAAATAACGGGTGTAAGAATGGGCCGCTAATAGTTCGGGTTGGGTGTTAGCAATTTCTCGAATGCGGGCAACATAAGCTTGTGCTGCTGAGGAAGGGGCGACTTCATTGCGCCAGTTTGCCCCATAGTAGAAGTATAAATCTTGCTCTAGGGACTGTTTGCGATGTAATTGGGGAAAGTAAATTTTAGAAACGATGTCATGGTGGCGTAGTTTTTCCATTTCCTCTTCCATCGCTGTATAAACGAAGTAGAGGTTAGCCACCAATGTTCGATAAGAATTTTTTTCAACAACCCCTTTTAAAAAACACTTGACAAAACCGACATTTTCTGCCATTGTATGGGACTTTTTCGTCCCTTCTCGTAACATGGTTGCTAAATTAACGCTCATGCTATAACTTCCTGTTTCTTGAGTGAACATTGGATCGGTGACTTGTTACAAACGCTTAAAAAACCGCCTAATTGGCTACAATAAACTAATTCAGTACAAATTTTTATTAAGAATTCTTACAAAGATATTGCTCAGTATCTAGACTTTATGAATATTTTATCTGTTTACAACCCCCTTATGAAAAAGGTTGCAGAGGTTTTTTCAAGAAGGTTTATGCTGTCCCTCGACTGAGATATTATGTTAATTTTTGTAACATAATTGATAATTTATGATTAACGATTTCCTTTTAAAATTTGCTTAAATCGCTTTAATAGTTGAAATTGTACCCCTTTTTTGGGGGGAGATAATTCTGAGTCGGGGGGAGGTGTTTCTCCTAAATAACGATAATGTTTCCAAATATCCCAATAGGGACATCCTGGTTCAATTTTAATTCCGGCCCAATGCAAATAATGAAGGGGTTGATTGGTTTTGGGATCGATTAATATGTTACCTTCTTGTTGAAAATGACTACTTCTAGCCCAGTTTCCTGGATTAATTTGAGGTTGATGAGCTAAATTAAAACGACGCTCAATATTTTTGAGGATCATATAGTTAATGATGGGTTGATCAGAGGTTTTGTAGGTAAAATCAAAATAGTCAATATGGGCAGCACATTCGGCAAAGGTTTCATAGATTTTTTCCTCAGAAATTAAAGCTTTTTTCGATGCCCAAAAACCACCATTAAACATATCCTTCAGTTGATTTTCACTAAAGACATTATCTTCAACAATTTTTTGAGAAAATACATTTCTAATTCCTGCTTTATGTTGATAATCATAACAAATAAAATCATAATCTGTAAAATAATCTAAATCATCAACAATTTTTTTGAAAACAACAATATCCGTATCAATATATAAAAATTCATCAAATTCGCCAAACCAACAAGCTTGTTTACGAAATTGATTGGGACGCGCAAAAAAATCTTTACCGAAAATATTATGAAGTTTTTGAGATAATCTTTCAATAAATTCTAAATCAGGATACAATTTTACCCCAAAGTCTTGCTCTAATTTTTGGGCAATTATTTGATGCTTATCATCATAAGGAATTAAAACAATGGGAGTTTCTTGATCGTGGAATCGAATACTTTTTAGTAAGGCGATCGCTTGTTCAATTACTTTATCATTTGCGGTGATGTAAATGCCACGGGTCATGATTTTTCCTCGATTATTTTAAGCCTAATTTTTTAAGGACGCGCTGATTTAAGTTGGGTTGTTGATTATAGGGTTTAGGTTTAGTTGTAAACTGAGGTTGATTTTCAGGTTCATGATAATAACGATAATACAAGAAAATGTCTCGATAGGGAAATGTAATATTTTTTCCTTCGCATAATTCTTTGAAAATTTGCGAAGACATCCCAATATAATGAATGTAAGTTAAACGCTTGTCCCGATCATATAATAGATTATCCCGACTTTCAAAATGGGGAGAAGTCACACAACACCCTGTTTTTTTGTCCTGGGGTAAATTCAAGGCTAAATTATAAATTGAAGAACCTGATCGCATCATCATATAATTAATAAGAGTTTGATCGGGAGCCATGGGATAAAGGATTTCTGCTTCCCCTGTTTTCAAAGATTCAATTAATTTTTGACGTTGCTTTTCATCAAATAAGTCTTTTTTTGAACCATAGAACCCAGAACAAAAAATTTCTGTTTTTATTTTTTCTTCTGAAAAAACTTGAGTTAACTGCTCTGATGATTCATTATAAACATGGGTAATATCTTTATGTTGAAAATCATAAACTATACAATCATAGTCATTTAATTTATCAAAAATCTTATCAACTGGCCCCATTAATAAGGTGTCTGCATCCATATAGATAAAGCGATCAAAGGGGCCATCAAATGCACAATAACGACGATGGGTTCCAAAGCGATGATATCCTTGACTTCCTGCTTTTTGCCATTGTTCGCGGGCCGTCGGATGGGTATCCCAAGCCATTTTAGCAAAGTTATCCCATCGCTCCATAGACACTTTATCATTATACAATTGTACCTGGGGACGATTAACAATTGCGGCAGCTATTTTTTCCGTATTATCATCATAGGGGTAGATACAAACGGGGGTTTCTTTGCCTAAAATAATTTCAATACTATTGAGTAAGGCAATGACTTGATCATAAACTCGATCATTCGCTAAGGTACAAATTCCATCCATGATTAAATTATCAATTTATTTACGAAAATTTTCCCACAAAATCAGAAAGCCATGCCATCAAATTGAGTTTATGTAAGATAATTTGTCTTGCTTCTGCGATCGCCTCTTTTGCTTCATGCCAAGCATCCAAATTTGCGGTAACTTCTTTAACATAGGCCATTCCTTTCTCATCTAGACTCGGCAACCTTAAAAAACTACCAGGGGGTAACAAGCGATCGGCAGCACTTCCTCCATAATAAATTGGTAAACACCAACATAATAAAGCATCCCACAATTTTTCGCTAACATACCATTCATTATCGGCATAATTTTCGATGGATAAATTATAATAATAAGGGGCCATGCCATGCCATTTATTATCTAAACTTCCTTTGCTTTGTGTCCATTGGGGTAATCTTCTCCCATAGAGATCAAACTCAAATTCATTATCCCGTAATAACTTCAAAAAAGCTAAACGACGACGATGATTTTCAGTACGATCAATTCCTGATGTTATCCAACAACATTGTTTAACTTTTTGGGGAATTTCCCCTTTATCTAATTCTTCAAATTCATTCCCAACATACCAGATTGCGGGCATATAATCAGGATGAGGGGCAAAATTATCTGGTCCAGATACATAACCACAATAACGACTAGCATCATTATAGTTGGCACAGTTTCTTTCAACAACTTCTTCTAGGGGAGGTTCTCTTAATAAATAAATAATCTTTTCTTTAGGAACATCTCGTAATAAGGCAGGAATATCAAGGGGGGAAGAATTAGATTTGCTTCGCCAATTTTTCCACCAAGGTTGAGGGGGAGGAGGCAAGGGAAAATCAAACTGATATAATAATAAATAATCCGGTTTAGGATCATTTGCTAACATTTGTATGTTATTCCAAAGACCAAAAGGGTGAGGGGTTTGCTTCCATAACCAATCATGTCTATCTTGTAATCCTGGATAACTACTTAACATCCCCACACTTTTTAGATCTATACCCATATTTTTGACCCGAAAATTTGGTTTTTATAAAAATCATCGCTCAATTTAATTAATTGTATCATATTGGTGAGCAACATGAAAATTCATACTTATGCAAAACAGGGAAATATTCAAGGAGTTACGGATGAACTAGCAACGGGAATTGATATAAATATAACTGATCAATTATCTTATTATAAGTATACCCCTTTAATGTGTGCCATTCTCAGGGATAATTTAAGCCTTGATATGGTTAAATTTTTAGTAGAAAATGGTGCGGATGTTAATGCAGTTGAAACTGAAGTAGATAGTACCGTCTTGGGGTTAGCTGTACAAACAGGAAACCTTGATCTTGTTAAATTTTTAATTGAGAGAGGGGCTAATATTAATTATCAAAGACCTGAAGGTTATAATATCATTCTTGATGCAATGTTTTGTGGAAATATTATAAAGAACCCTAATTTAATAACTATGTTGAATTTTCTCATTGAAAAAGGAGTATCTGTCAATAATATTACCAGTTATGGAGAGTCAGCATTAAGAGTAGCGTCAAGAGTAGGAAGATTTGATGTCGTTGATTTATTGTTAACTCATGGGGCAGATTCTCAACAACTAGCATGGACAAAAATCATGTATACTATTGTCTTTGGAGGAGTCAAAGATGTTCAAAAATTAATTGATGAAGGAGAAGATCTCGAAGCAAGAGATTATTGGAGTAGAACCCCATTTTTATTAAGTTTACAAGCAGGAAATTTAGACATTGCTAGATTATTGTTAGCATCAGGAGCAAATCGCAATGTAAAAGGTCGTTGCGGAAAACCTTCCCTATTTTACCCCATTGAAAGTAATCATTTTGACATATTTCAATGGTTAATTGAAGAAGGATTTGATATTGAAGAAACAGATGATTTTAAAACAACTCCATTAATGATAGCAGGGCAATATGGAGTAACTGACTATATTAAAATTCTTCTAAAAGCAGGTGCAAATATCCACAAACTTGATCATTGTAATTCTAAAGCAATTAATCACGCATCTAATCTTGAAATTATTGAAT
Protein-coding regions in this window:
- a CDS encoding Na-K-Cl cotransporter, with translation MPPSQPPNTSTEENKSGLGTFGGVYTPSILTILGVIMYLRFGWVVGNAGLIGTLLIVVLANSITFFTALSVCAIATDRVIRVGGAYYMISRSLGIETGGAVGIPLYFAQALSVALYTIGFAESVVTAFPHLSQLYVGLIVTVAVGILALTSASIAIKTQYVIMAAILLSLFSFYFGHPVEPTHIELWVTNKEPFWAVFAVFFPAVTGIMAGVNMSGDLRDPIRSLPIGTLAAVGTGFLIYITLPIFLAMRADSSTLIAEPLIMEQMALWGPSILLGVWGATLSSAIGSMLGAPRILQALARDGILPQWMRFLGQGSGPDDEPRIGTLVTLVVAIAAVCIGDLNLIAPVLTMFFLTTYLVLNISAAVEGFLKSPSFRPSFKVHWGFSLLGAIGCLGVMFLIDAVATLVAGIVVIGIYFWVRQRELFVTWGDVRRGIWMALLRMAILQIDHTQDTKNWRPQILVLSGAPTKRWPLIQLAQALTHNRGLITVSSVLPTGSRDVAKQAVLEQRIHSYLQRRGVQALVRLVTAPDTFDGAERLVETYGLGSIVPNTILLGDSQQLSHRDRYCQMIANLHQAQRNVIILRENPDLPDNPWDESKNRSCRIDVWWGGGMQGNGSLMLLLAYLLRSNPQWQRGEIYLKLVVMDESAVIEAKNNLDKLAQELRIGALSEVILADGRTFATILKQSSAGADFIFLGMPTPGHLFMQTYEKLQQWTKNLPTTVFVLAASGSAFEEVL
- a CDS encoding heme oxygenase (biliverdin-producing); this encodes MSVNLATMLREGTKKSHTMAENVGFVKCFLKGVVEKNSYRTLVANLYFVYTAMEEEMEKLRHHDIVSKIYFPQLHRKQSLEQDLYFYYGANWRNEVAPSSAAQAYVARIREIANTQPELLAAHSYTRYLGDLSGGQILKKIAQRAMNLGENGGTAFYEFETISDEKAFKNEYRQALNELPIDQETADKIVEEANAAFGMNMKMFMELEGNLVKAIGIMLFNTLTRRRANGSTELATAE
- a CDS encoding Npun_R2821/Npun_R2822 family protein, with protein sequence MTRGIYITANDKVIEQAIALLKSIRFHDQETPIVLIPYDDKHQIIAQKLEQDFGVKLYPDLEFIERLSQKLHNIFGKDFFARPNQFRKQACWFGEFDEFLYIDTDIVVFKKIVDDLDYFTDYDFICYDYQHKAGIRNVFSQKIVEDNVFSENQLKDMFNGGFWASKKALISEEKIYETFAECAAHIDYFDFTYKTSDQPIINYMILKNIERRFNLAHQPQINPGNWARSSHFQQEGNILIDPKTNQPLHYLHWAGIKIEPGCPYWDIWKHYRYLGETPPPDSELSPPKKGVQFQLLKRFKQILKGNR
- a CDS encoding Npun_R2821/Npun_R2822 family protein, whose translation is MDGICTLANDRVYDQVIALLNSIEIILGKETPVCIYPYDDNTEKIAAAIVNRPQVQLYNDKVSMERWDNFAKMAWDTHPTAREQWQKAGSQGYHRFGTHRRYCAFDGPFDRFIYMDADTLLMGPVDKIFDKLNDYDCIVYDFQHKDITHVYNESSEQLTQVFSEEKIKTEIFCSGFYGSKKDLFDEKQRQKLIESLKTGEAEILYPMAPDQTLINYMMMRSGSSIYNLALNLPQDKKTGCCVTSPHFESRDNLLYDRDKRLTYIHYIGMSSQIFKELCEGKNITFPYRDIFLYYRYYHEPENQPQFTTKPKPYNQQPNLNQRVLKKLGLK
- a CDS encoding glycosyltransferase family 10 domain-containing protein; its protein translation is MGIDLKSVGMLSSYPGLQDRHDWLWKQTPHPFGLWNNIQMLANDPKPDYLLLYQFDFPLPPPPQPWWKNWRSKSNSSPLDIPALLRDVPKEKIIYLLREPPLEEVVERNCANYNDASRYCGYVSGPDNFAPHPDYMPAIWYVGNEFEELDKGEIPQKVKQCCWITSGIDRTENHRRRLAFLKLLRDNEFEFDLYGRRLPQWTQSKGSLDNKWHGMAPYYYNLSIENYADNEWYVSEKLWDALLCWCLPIYYGGSAADRLLPPGSFLRLPSLDEKGMAYVKEVTANLDAWHEAKEAIAEARQIILHKLNLMAWLSDFVGKFS
- a CDS encoding ankyrin repeat domain-containing protein; amino-acid sequence: MKIHTYAKQGNIQGVTDELATGIDINITDQLSYYKYTPLMCAILRDNLSLDMVKFLVENGADVNAVETEVDSTVLGLAVQTGNLDLVKFLIERGANINYQRPEGYNIILDAMFCGNIIKNPNLITMLNFLIEKGVSVNNITSYGESALRVASRVGRFDVVDLLLTHGADSQQLAWTKIMYTIVFGGVKDVQKLIDEGEDLEARDYWSRTPFLLSLQAGNLDIARLLLASGANRNVKGRCGKPSLFYPIESNHFDIFQWLIEEGFDIEETDDFKTTPLMIAGQYGVTDYIKILLKAGANIHKLDHCNSKAINHASNLEIIEFLLEEGNDLNEIERDMRPLLTKVKQEDIQVEKEEYLKAKTRNFGTKNPEIMDIEFWKAMIRSRVSGYYPKAMFDDTDNWDKPVWSYDRFGQSITQLPDGRIIEIAGEHEDYYDPDFCIYNDVVVYDGKGNFTIYGYPKYVFPPTDFHSSTLVKDFIYIIGSLGYMGERIVNETPVYRLSCDTFKMEKIETFGDKPGWIHSHQAFYQNPDKIQIKGGEIWTLVNDKSEYLDNINTYVLDLTTLMWSQEVS